In Balnearium lithotrophicum, the sequence AGAAAAATGCTAAAGAAATTTGTAATCTTACTAATTTTACTCGTATTACCTGTGGAAGTTGTAATTGCTTCTTCTGAACATTCAAATAGGTCGGAATCGTGTGAAATTAATTATAAAAATATAAGAGAATTAGAGGATATACTGAAACTACTTTTAAATGCAGCACTAAGTTCCCGTGATTTATCCCTTGCAGAGAAGGTAGTTAGGAAAGGAATAGCTATTAATCCCAACAACTCTTACTGGTACAAATGGTTAGGAAAGATTCTTGTTTGGACAAATAGAGCATCAGAGGCTCTTCCGTATCTTAAAAAAGCGTTTGAACTTTCTAAGGATAGGAAAATTGCAGAAGAACTTTTTCATTTAGCAATAGAAACAAACAGATTTGATTTGGCTAAGTCCCTGTTACCCTACGTAAAGAACGTTCCCGATAATCTTGTTATTTCCATCTATGGAGGAGTTGGAGACATTGGTTCGTTGCTTTCCTTCTTGGAGGAGAAGGGTAAACAGAAGTATCTTCTTATGGCTGCAGACATAAGGTTAATGATTGGGGATTGGAAGGGAGCTCTAAAGGATATTAACAGAGTTCTCATTTTAAATCCTGGAAATATGAGAGCTTATCTATTAAAAGCCTCAATATACTATTCAATGAAAAAATTTAAGAAATCTCTCCTTATTCTTAATGAGGGATTCAAACATCTCAATCTTAAGGATAAGTATGCTGTCAAGCTTCTTCAGAATCTCTCAGATTTGGGATGGATGCTCAATGATTTTTCCTCTGTTAGGAAAGCTGCAGAAACTCTCATAAAGTTAAACCAGGGTAGATGGGAAGATTTCTACAGACTTATTTTCATTTATAAATTTTGTTGCCCTCAGAGAATGGTTCCTTTAGGGCTGAAGTTTTACAGGGAGTTTGATTCGCTAGAAGTAATACCTACAATTCTGGATTATCTGCTTCAAAAGAAGAACTATGAGGAGTTTTTAAAGATAATCTCTAAACTTAAAGAAAATGATAGAAAGAAACTATTGAGGAACGATTATCTTTTTGTTAGTTATCTAAAGGTTTTATCTAAAATGGGAAAATATTCTTTGGTTAACAGGTTAATAGAGGATAGATTAAAAAATTCTCCCTCTCCTTCAGTTATTACATACTTAATCTATATGAAATCAGACTTGAACGACTTTAAAGGTTTAAAGGAATTAGTAAGGAAATATCAGAGGTACAAAAGTAGGATACCAGTTCCTTTTGCCTTAGCTTACCTAAAGCTAAGAAATTCCCAGATGGCTTTAAAACTCTTAGAGGGAGGAAGGGAGAAAAATCCACTACTCTATGCTGAAGTTCTTTCTCTTTCAGGAAAAAAAGAGGAAGCAAAGAGACTAAGATATTTCGTTTTCAAAAAATTGGAGGAAAAACTTAAGAAAAATCCATCTCTTTTAAAGAAGAGGGATTTCATTTACGATTTTCTCTACTTAGCTTCATACTTCTATCCACCTGGAAAGTATGAACGTTTATTACAAGAAGCATCTTCTTTTTTGACAGAGAAAGAATACAGAGAGTTATACTTAAGTTATCTGCTAAATATGGATGAAAAAACAAAAGTTATGTTCCTATGGAATAGAAAGAGGTATGAACTTTCTCCTTGGATGAAATTGAGCATAGCTCTTGACCAGTTTGATATGTACCAAATAGAAAGAACAATTAAAAAGTATTCTGGTCTCTTATCCGTTGAGGATTTGGTAACTGCTGAAGAGGAAATTGGTAGAACAAAAGAAGCGATAAGTAAGGCGTTTAGTAGTTTAGAAAATAATAGATTTAACGTTAAGCTTTACCACAAATTCGTTCAGCTCGTTAACTCATACTCAAGTTACGTTTCAATATCCCCCAAAATCCTTTCAAGAAGTGGATACAGAGAATTTAAAGTGGATTTTGTTAACAAAAATTCGCTGGTTGAAAAAGGAATAAACCTTTGGACTTACGTAGGTGATAGCAGTCCTATTAATAAAGATAAAAGTACTTTACTAAAATCTTTCAAAACTAATTTCTTGGGATTAAAGGTGGAAAAGTTATTCTCTTTGGGAAGTTACGAATTTCACTTTCTAAACTATAGAAAGGATAGAACATTTACAAATTTTGGTTTTTCTCTTCAGTCACACGTTATTAATGAGTTAAGTCTATCCTTCTCAGGAGATTTTAATAAAGAGAGCTCCGATACGGTATATCTCTACCTGGGTGGAATGGAGGATAAGTTTACAACAACACTCTCCCTTTCGAGAACGAGGTATGGCTTGGACTTAGGACTGAACTATAAGAAGTATAAATCCCAGAGTGGTAGTACAGTTGGTTATGGGAGGGAAGCTTCCCTTGGATTTACATATACCTTGAAGTCTGGTTATCCTGATATTTCAATTAGACCCTATTTCGTACTTGGAAAGTATAGAGCAACGGGAAAGCTCGGTAACATAGGAAATATAATGGCACATGTAGGAAGCCCTGTTCCTGAGGATTCAACAACTCTTGGGCTGGAAGGTAACATCGGCTATGGTAGAGTAAGTTCTTTTACGAGGGATTGGAAACCTTTTTTAAGTGGTTCAATTCTTCACAATTCTAAGTATGGTTGGGGATTCAATATTTCGGGAGGAGTAGGGGGCGAGCTTTTTCATGGGGATATGCTACGATTAGAACTTCAGAGCTCCCACAATGCGGGGAAAATAAATGAGCATCTTTACCAAATTATTGTTAATTATAAGCGTTTCTATTAGTTTCTTCTCCTCAGCCTGTTCCCATACTTTTGGGCAAGTTTATGAAACTTGCTACTTTGAATCCTTTAATAAACAGGTTCTATTAAGAATAAAACTTACAACAGATTCTGGAATTTTGATTCTAAAGCCAGACGTTAATGGAGATGGAAAACTAAGCATTGATGAACTCAACCTCTTACTCAATAAGCTCAAGGATACATTGTTTAAGAATATTGTTATTCTGAAGGATGGCCAACAGCTTAAATATAGGATTGTTGCATCGGATATAAAACCCAATCCGTTAGGCTGGATATACGGTGTAACAGCTTCTTTCTCCGTAGTATTGGATGGAGCAGGAAACTATTTCTTCTCCGATAACAATTTTTTAAAAAAAGGTCCCAAAGATAGAATAGAATTTCTCATAGATGCTTCTTTGAATCCAACAGCTCATTTGGGGAAGCATCCATGGGAGCTCTACGCTCAACTCAGTCCTTCTAAATCTTCTTTTCCCTTACGTAGCAGGACTTTCTGGGAATATCCGCAGAAAAAACTAATAGGAAATTTGAAATCTCAGAATTTTGAAGTTCTATTTTTCTTCGTTGCCCTCTTTCTGGGAATGGTTCACGCTCTAAGTCCAGGCCATGGTAAAACCCTAATTTCCGCATTTCTCGTTGGAAGCAAAGCAAGATTAAAGGATGCTTTTGTTCTATCAATTATTACTGCCATTACTCACGTTTTTAGCGTTTTAGTTTTTGGACTTCTAATTTTCTTTTTAGAACCTTACCTAAATATGAAAAAGTACTACAACTTTATTCAGCTTCTATCAGGAGTAGCAATAGTTCTCGTTGGCTATTGGATGACCGTCAGAAACAGTAAGGCCCTTTTTAGCCATCACCACCATCATCATTATCATAGTTTTTCACCTTCCTACAAAGACCTTCTGATTTCTGGAATTACAGGTGGGATTGTTCCCTGTCCATCTGCAATAGTTATCCTTTTGGTATCTATTGCCCTCAAAAAGGTCCTTTTGGGTTTGTTGGTAATCGTATTCTTCAGCTTAGGAATTGCTCTAACCCTCTTCTTGATTTCATCACTTACCCTTTTAGGTTTTAAGTTTCTCGAAGGTGCATTCAATAGGTTTGGAAAATGGGCATTTCTCTTATCTCCCTTAGTTGTAATCTTTGTTGGAATTGCCTTTATAGTTCAATCAGTTGTTAAACTTACTTAGTCAAATTACAGAAGGAGGAGGAGTATGAAAGTTAGCCGTTCAAAGGAGCTCTTTGAGGAGGCCAAAAAGTACATTCCGGGAGGAGTAAACAGTCCCGTTAGGGCATTTAAGTCGGTAGGAGAAACTCCGCGGTTTATCGAGAGGGCAAAGGGCTCTCACATCTGGGATGTCGATGGAAATGAGTACATAGACTACGTCTGTTCATGGGGACCCATGATTTTGGGTCATGCCCATCCAAGTGTGGTTGAGGCAATAAAGGAGCAGGCTGAGAAGGGAACTAGCTATGGAGCTCCAACGGAACTTGAGGTGAAACTTGCCAAGATGATTGTTGAAGCCGTTCCCTCTGTAGAGAAGGTGAGAATGGTCAATTCGGGAACGGAAGCAACCATGTCTGCAATAAGGCTTGCAAGGGGATATACTGGAAAGAATAAGATTGTAAAATTCGAAGGTTGTTACCACGGCCACGTTGATGCACTACTTGTAAAGGCCGGTTCTGGACTTACAACCTTTGGAGTTCCTACAAGTCCTGGAATTCCCGAGGACTTTGCGAAACATACAATTACAGTTCCCTTTAACGATATTGATGCTTTAAAAAGGGTTATCGATGAGTACGGGGACGATATTGCAGCGGTAATAATGGAACCGGTAATGGCAAATGCCGGACTCATACTTCCAGAGCTTAGTTTCCTTGAGAAAGTCAGGGAACTTACTGCCGACAGGGGAATAGTCCTCATATTTGATGAGGTTATTACAGGTTTCAGGCTCTCCCTCGGGGGAGCTCAGGCGTACTTTGGAATTACTCCAGACCTGTCCTGTTTTGGAAAGATTATTGGAGGAGGCCTTCCCGTTGGAGCTTTTGGTGGAAGAGCGGAAATAATGGACTATTTAGCTCCTGAAGGGCCAGTTTACCAGGCTGGAACCCTGTCCGGAAACCCCCTTGCAATGGTTGCTGGAATTAAGACCCTCGAAGAATTAAAGAAACCGGGAGTTTACGAGGAGCTAAGAGAAAAGGGGAAAAAACTCTCAGAGGGGATGAAGGAAGCTGCAAGGTCTGCAGGAATTTACGATAAGCTCTGCTTTAAGAGTATTGAGAGCATCTCCATCGTCTACTTTACTTCCGTTGATGTGAAAAACTATCAGGACGCCTTGACCTCAAATACAGAGGCTTATGCAGTATTCTTTAGGAAAATGCTGGAACAGGGAGTTTACTTAGCTCCTTCTCAATTTGAGGTGGCCTTCGTCTCAACTGCCCATACAGATGAGGACATTGAGAGGACTGTTAAAGCAGCTGAGGTTGCTTTTAGAGAGGTAAGAGAAATACTCTAATTCGAGGACAATTTGGGGAAGTTAAAGGACTACATAGAGAGAACGTCTTACATGATGGTGGGGGTTCAGTTCGCCCTCGCCATCTTTATAGGTCTTGGTATAGGCTACTGGCTCGACAAAAAATTGAAGACTTTTCCGTGGTTGACAATCCTCTGGTTCTTTATAGGTTTAGCTGCTGGTTTTAAGAACGTATATAGGGAGATTAGGAAGATTTCCAAATGAGGGAGTTTAAGAGCTTTTTATCCCTATTTATCAAGATAGAGGTCTTTCTCTTTCTCTTGGGGCTTGTTGTTTCTGTTCTGCTAAAGGGATTTTCTGTTTTTTCCCTATCCTTTGTTTTAGGTTATGCTGTAGTTGCTGTTGACTATTTCCAATTAGTTAGGTTTTCAAAGAGACTGCCAGAGCTCGTTAGATTAGGTGTCTTTCCTAAGAGTGGCTTTATGTGGAGATACCTATCGGTTCTCTTGATTTTGGTCGGTTTTTCTCTGTTTACTCCTGTGGACTTCTTTGCTATAATTTCCGCGGTCGCACTCAGTCAAATAGGACTCTTTTTAGCAGTCTTAGTCCATCGTAAGGAGTGGAGGAAATGGAAGGAAGCGTAATAAAAATTGTGGGAATTCCAGACCACGTAACAATGACTTGGCTCATGATGGCAGTTGTACTTACATTTTCCTACATTCTTGGGAAGAACCTCAAAAAATTCCCCGATAGGGTACAGTATACCTTTGAAGCCTTAACTTCGTTCATCGTTTATACACTTGAAGATGCAATGGGAAGTTATGGAAGAAAGTTCTTTCCCCTTATCTCCGGGCTTGCGGTGTTCATCCTATGTGGAAACCTAATGGGACTGATACCTGGACTTTCTCAGCCTACTGCTAACCTCAATACTACCCTTGCTCTTGCAATAATTTCGTTTTTGGTCTACAACTATGAGGGAATTAAGAAACACGGTGTCGTTAACTACTTCAAACACTTTGCCGGTCCGATTCCCTGGATGGCTCCTTTGATGTTCCCAATTGAGGTTGTATCTCACCTTTCAAGGATTCTCTCACTCTCCTTCCGTCTCTTTGGAAACATGTTCGGTGATGAAATGGTTGTTTTGGTTCTCCTCATGTTGATTCCGTTCTTGGTGCCGACTGCAGGAGAGTTCATTGTATTTGCAAACAGCTTCCTGCAGACCTTTATATTCTGTATTCTGACAGTAGTTTACATTGCAACAGCTATTGAAGAACATGAAGAGGAGCATGTAGGATATTAATAGAACTTAGAAGGGAGGTTACTGATGAAAAAGAGCTATCTCAAGAGCATTCTCTTCACGCTCTTCCTGATGGTTGTTGGAGCTCTACCTGCATTGGCCGGTGAAGGAGGAGCTGAGTCAGGAAAGGCTCTAATACTTGGTCTTTCAGCAATCGGAGCTGGATTGGCTATTGGACCTGCAGCTGGTGGTGCCGGTGCTGGACAGGGTCAGGCAGTTAGGGGAGCCTGTGAGGGAATGGCAAGGAACCCTCAGATGGCAGGAAAGCTTACAACAACAATGTTCATTGGTCTTGCTATTATCGAGGCTCTTGCCATTTACGGTCTCGTTATTGCCCTTATTCTTCTCTACGCCAATCCGCTTGCTGGTTAATTCTGAGATATCTGCCAAAAGTGAAGCCCCCTTTAAGGGGGCTTTTTTTATTAGTGCTCTCTGCTCCAGTAAACCCTTGCTAACTTTTCACCCTCGTTGTACTTTACTTCAAAGTTTCCTTTAAATGCCTTTTGGACGGCCTCCCCTATGTGCCTTGCCAGGTGCTCGCTCGTTGTTGCTATTTCAGTTTGACCATCCTCCTCTCTGACCCATAGGATTCTCTGAAGGGGCCTTAAAGACATAACTTCATCAACTACGTTTTTTATTCTATTTAAAATTTCCTCCCTGTGCTCCTCGAAGAACTTGCCACTTAGGTAGACAAAACCTCCGGGATACTTATCCCTTTTTCTCCTGCATGCTGGACAAAGTGCTTTATTTGCGTTTTCTGGAACAGGTTCTGAGAGTTGTTCAGGCCACTGCCACCTTCCATCCTTAAAAACTGCTCCACACTCCTCACAAACCGTTGGGTCGGGGTATTTCCTCTTTTCGTAATAGGGATTGTCACTTTCCCATGTGTACTCCTTCCTTCCTGCAGGTACGTAGTTTTTCATTCTTTCCCTCCTCACATTTTAGTATCTACTTTTAAATTAATTCCTTTCAGTAGATAACTTCCAGTCCTAATTTTCTCCTTAAAACCCAGATACAGCCTTCCCTTCTTGACTTTATGAGTTCTGAAGGGTCGGAAAGTTTAGGATCCCTTAAAGGAATGGAGCTTTCAAATCTGAACTTTTTCAGTATTTCTGAATCGGTTTTGAACGATGGAGAAGCAACTGTTGACTTTGATTTTCTTCCAACAGCTACCCCCTCTACAACTCCAAAACCGGCCATGTGGAGAGCTCTCCTAACGGCAGTCGAGGATGAGTAGGTTGCTAAGATTCCATCCTCCTTTATGGCCTTTCTTATCTCCTTAAAGAACTCAAACGTCCAGAGCTCCGGATTAACCTTTGGAGAAAACGGGTCGTGAAAAACAGCATCCGCAAACTTTTCAAAATTTTTAGAAAACTTCTTTAGAAAGTTTCTCCCCTCCGTTATATAAACCTCTATCTTAATCTTTGGAGTGCAGAGATTTAGAGTTAAAGTATCCCCCTCACAGGCTCTATTTTTGAGGATTTCCCTCAATACCCACTTCCACTTTTCATAACTTCCCCAGTTTATGGAGAGGGAACGCTTTATAACGGATAGGTCAAATTCAACTCCAACTACTCTGACCTCTGCCCGTGGATTTTCGGAGAAGACCTCTTCAAGAAATGCAACTGTGTTGTAGCCGAGCCCAAAACAGACGTCAAGGAGGTTAACCCTTCCCCTCCTTGCCCTTTCCCTTACCCTTGTGGGCCTACAAAACTTCTCTACAGCCTCTGTAAATGCACCTGCCGTTACGGAGTGGTAGGGTTCATTGAACCTTTCGGAAAAGAGGGTTACAGAGCCATCCTCAGTTCTTATCTCTCTATTCATTAAGTTTTTCTACTACCGATTTTACTTTTTCCTCAATGTGGAGCTCCTTATCCACTCTTTCATCAATCCTCATTGACGTTACAACCCTTGGAGCTCCCCTCTCAAACGGTACCCTGTGCATCCTCCTTGCAGCCTCAAGGAGTTCATCTAAAGAACCTTCAACTATCGTTCCCATAGCAGTAACTTGGAACTTTAATCCCATGTCCTTTAAAACCTTCACACAGTCTGCAACGTAAGTGCTAACACTTGGGCTTCCTGTTCCTAAAGGAATGACAACAATTTCCATTATAGCCATATCAATCTCCAAAGAGCTCCCTTATAATCCTTTCCCACTGTTCCTTACACTCCTCTCCCTCACAGTTGTCGAGGGGAATAACAGAGGCCTTCTCTATAACTTCCTTTTTAACAAAAATCGGCTTGTTTGTTCTCACTGCTAAGTTAATTGCATCGCTTGGCCTTGAATCAATCTTTATCACCTCTCCATCAGGCCTCTTTACCTCTATCAGGGCAAAGTAGATTCCCTTGTCAAAGTCGTTAATAACAACCCTTTCAACCTCTCCACCGAATACTGAGAGAATTTCCCTTATCAGGTCGTAGGGGAATGGTCTTGGAGGAACAGCTCCTAAGAGTTCTGTTTCGAGGAGTTCTGCTTCCCAGTTGCCTACCCAAATCGGAACGGCAAATCTCTCCTCCTCGTTTCCCAAGATTATTATAGGCATTCCCGTATAGCTATCCTGAGCTATTCCTATTACAGATACTTCAACCATCTCAAAACCCCTTTAATTTATTCAACCTCTACAAGTTCAGCTGCAGGCTCTCCCTTTAAGAAAAATGGAGAGCTCTCGGTTATTTTCACTTTAACAAATTTCCCTATCAGTTCCTTTCCTCCAACGACTGCAACTGGCTTGTTGTCCCTCGTCCTTCCGTAGAGCTCCGTTCCCTTAGGACTGAATCCCTCAATGAGAACCTCCTCAACCTTTCCTACCCTCTTCCTGTTCCTCTCCTCAGCCTGTCTCTTTATTAAGTCCTGGAGTTCCTTCAGTCTCATATTTTTAACCTCTTTAGGAACGTTATCTTCAAACGTTGAGGCCTTTGTAAACGGCCTTGGGGAGTACTCAAAGACAAATCCCTGGTCGAAAACACACTCCTCAACCAAGGAAAGGGTCTCCTCAAAGTCCTTCTCCGTTTCCCCGGGAAATCCAACTATAAAGTCTCCGGAGAGGGCTACATTTGGGACAAGTTCCTTTAACATTTTTACCTTCTCGATGTACTCCTCCCTCGTGTACCCCCTGTTCATTCTTTCCAAGATTCTATTTGAACCGCTCTGTGGAGGGAGATGAACGTAGGGACAGACCTTATCTATGTCCCTTATTGCCCTTGCTATTTTCTCGTTAAATCCGGCAGGGTGGGATGTTGTGAATCTAACCCTCTCTATTCCCGGAACCTCCGACACCATGTAGAGGAGGTCTGCAAGGTCAACACCTTCATAGTTGTAAAAATCAACGTTCTGACCTAAAAGGTGAACCTCCTTTACTCCCCTCTCTGCTAATCTCCTTGCCTCCTCAACAACCAATTGGGGCTTTACACTTCTCTCCCTTCCCCTTGTAAAGGGAACGATACAGTACGTACAGAACCTGTTACATCCCCTCTGAACCGTTATGTAGGCAACGTATGGGTTTTCAAGGGAGCTCTCAATGAGCGGAATTCTCTCCTCTTCAGGAATCTTTGAGTTCAGTATTTCGATTGTTCTCCCTTCTTTTTTAACCCTTTCTAAAAGCTGCGGAAGTCTTACGAAGTTGAATGTTCCAAAGACGAGGTCAACGTGGTTAAACCTCAAGATTTGCTCCCTCTCCTTTTGGGGAACGCACCCTGAAACTGCAACTATCGCCTCAGGTTTTTTCCTCTTAATCTGCTTTAGGTTTCCTATGAATGAATAGGCCTTGTTGTCAGGTTTAGCCCTTACAGAGCAGGTGTTGACGATAATAACGTCAGCTTCCTCCGGAGAGGGAGCCTTCTCGTAGCCCATAGACTCCAAGAGACCACCCATCTTTTCAGAGTCGTTTACGTTCATCTGGCAGCCAAAGGTCTTTATGTAGTACTTCTTAGCCATTTCTCTCCAAAATAGTGGTTTAAACAAAATATAGTTTTAATCGCAGGGGTTTGGTATTGTTACCCCCTTCGGATAGACGAGGATTTCTACCCTTCTGTTGAGGGCCCTTCCCTCAGGTGTATTGTTTGGAGCTATCGGGTGTTTTGGACCACATCCGAAAGTTACTATTCTCGTTGGGTCAACTCCGTTTAAAACTAACTCATTCCTAACGGCTTCTGCCCTCTTTTCTGAAAGCTTAACGTTGTAGTTAAAGTCTCCTACGCTATCTGTGTAGCCAACTATTACTATCACTGTATCTGGGTCCCGATTTAGCGTTTTTGCTACTTTCCTTAATACATCCTTTGCCTCAGGTTTAAGGTGATAGCTGTTGAAGTCAAAAAGAACGGTGTCCTTCATTACAACCTTTACTCTGTTTGGCTCCTTCACAACAGCAACAGGCTTTTCCTCGCTTATGGGAGGTTCCGTGGGTTTAACCTCGGGATTTGTATTGTCAACTGGTTTAATCCCTAAGTCGTTACCCAACTGGTTTGCCTGCTGGTCTAAGATGTACCCTATTGCCCCGCCTATTAGAGCTCCAGCTGCTGCCCCTATCAGTATCCTTTTTCCTTTGTGGTGTTTTGGCCCCGTTGCAGCTCCTGCAATTGCTCCGATGGCAGCTCCAACGGCAGCTCCAGTTACAGTCTTGCTCGGCTGGCTTCCTCCTTGCTGGGTTGTTGCACAACCCCCAAAGAGCAGGCTTGAAACTGTTACTAATGTTAAAATTTTCCTCATAGCTTCCTCAGTAATCCGTTTAAACTTAATTTAAACCTCTCTTGGAGGAGTTCAAATGTTTAATATTAGAGAGATTGCAAAAAGGGCAAAGAACGTTAGCTACGGTCTCGTTGATATCTCAACAGAGATTAAGAATAGAACCCTCCTAAAGGCCGCCGAACTTATTGAGAAAAAGAGGGATGTAATAGAGGCTGAAAATAGGAAGGATTTAGTTGCAGGTGAGGAGAAGGGGCTGTCAAAGGCTATGCTTGACAGGCTCCTTTTAAATGAAAAGAGAATAGCCGGAATGGTTCAAGTTTTAAAGGACGTTGCCTCCCTCAACGACCCCGTTGGCG encodes:
- a CDS encoding tetratricopeptide repeat protein translates to MEVVIASSEHSNRSESCEINYKNIRELEDILKLLLNAALSSRDLSLAEKVVRKGIAINPNNSYWYKWLGKILVWTNRASEALPYLKKAFELSKDRKIAEELFHLAIETNRFDLAKSLLPYVKNVPDNLVISIYGGVGDIGSLLSFLEEKGKQKYLLMAADIRLMIGDWKGALKDINRVLILNPGNMRAYLLKASIYYSMKKFKKSLLILNEGFKHLNLKDKYAVKLLQNLSDLGWMLNDFSSVRKAAETLIKLNQGRWEDFYRLIFIYKFCCPQRMVPLGLKFYREFDSLEVIPTILDYLLQKKNYEEFLKIISKLKENDRKKLLRNDYLFVSYLKVLSKMGKYSLVNRLIEDRLKNSPSPSVITYLIYMKSDLNDFKGLKELVRKYQRYKSRIPVPFALAYLKLRNSQMALKLLEGGREKNPLLYAEVLSLSGKKEEAKRLRYFVFKKLEEKLKKNPSLLKKRDFIYDFLYLASYFYPPGKYERLLQEASSFLTEKEYRELYLSYLLNMDEKTKVMFLWNRKRYELSPWMKLSIALDQFDMYQIERTIKKYSGLLSVEDLVTAEEEIGRTKEAISKAFSSLENNRFNVKLYHKFVQLVNSYSSYVSISPKILSRSGYREFKVDFVNKNSLVEKGINLWTYVGDSSPINKDKSTLLKSFKTNFLGLKVEKLFSLGSYEFHFLNYRKDRTFTNFGFSLQSHVINELSLSFSGDFNKESSDTVYLYLGGMEDKFTTTLSLSRTRYGLDLGLNYKKYKSQSGSTVGYGREASLGFTYTLKSGYPDISIRPYFVLGKYRATGKLGNIGNIMAHVGSPVPEDSTTLGLEGNIGYGRVSSFTRDWKPFLSGSILHNSKYGWGFNISGGVGGELFHGDMLRLELQSSHNAGKINEHLYQIIVNYKRFY
- a CDS encoding nickel/cobalt transporter; translated protein: MLIISVSISFFSSACSHTFGQVYETCYFESFNKQVLLRIKLTTDSGILILKPDVNGDGKLSIDELNLLLNKLKDTLFKNIVILKDGQQLKYRIVASDIKPNPLGWIYGVTASFSVVLDGAGNYFFSDNNFLKKGPKDRIEFLIDASLNPTAHLGKHPWELYAQLSPSKSSFPLRSRTFWEYPQKKLIGNLKSQNFEVLFFFVALFLGMVHALSPGHGKTLISAFLVGSKARLKDAFVLSIITAITHVFSVLVFGLLIFFLEPYLNMKKYYNFIQLLSGVAIVLVGYWMTVRNSKALFSHHHHHHYHSFSPSYKDLLISGITGGIVPCPSAIVILLVSIALKKVLLGLLVIVFFSLGIALTLFLISSLTLLGFKFLEGAFNRFGKWAFLLSPLVVIFVGIAFIVQSVVKLT
- the hemL gene encoding glutamate-1-semialdehyde 2,1-aminomutase, which produces MKVSRSKELFEEAKKYIPGGVNSPVRAFKSVGETPRFIERAKGSHIWDVDGNEYIDYVCSWGPMILGHAHPSVVEAIKEQAEKGTSYGAPTELEVKLAKMIVEAVPSVEKVRMVNSGTEATMSAIRLARGYTGKNKIVKFEGCYHGHVDALLVKAGSGLTTFGVPTSPGIPEDFAKHTITVPFNDIDALKRVIDEYGDDIAAVIMEPVMANAGLILPELSFLEKVRELTADRGIVLIFDEVITGFRLSLGGAQAYFGITPDLSCFGKIIGGGLPVGAFGGRAEIMDYLAPEGPVYQAGTLSGNPLAMVAGIKTLEELKKPGVYEELREKGKKLSEGMKEAARSAGIYDKLCFKSIESISIVYFTSVDVKNYQDALTSNTEAYAVFFRKMLEQGVYLAPSQFEVAFVSTAHTDEDIERTVKAAEVAFREVREIL
- a CDS encoding AtpZ/AtpI family protein — protein: MGKLKDYIERTSYMMVGVQFALAIFIGLGIGYWLDKKLKTFPWLTILWFFIGLAAGFKNVYREIRKISK
- the atpB gene encoding F0F1 ATP synthase subunit A — encoded protein: MEGSVIKIVGIPDHVTMTWLMMAVVLTFSYILGKNLKKFPDRVQYTFEALTSFIVYTLEDAMGSYGRKFFPLISGLAVFILCGNLMGLIPGLSQPTANLNTTLALAIISFLVYNYEGIKKHGVVNYFKHFAGPIPWMAPLMFPIEVVSHLSRILSLSFRLFGNMFGDEMVVLVLLMLIPFLVPTAGEFIVFANSFLQTFIFCILTVVYIATAIEEHEEEHVGY
- the atpE gene encoding ATP synthase F0 subunit C, encoding MKKSYLKSILFTLFLMVVGALPALAGEGGAESGKALILGLSAIGAGLAIGPAAGGAGAGQGQAVRGACEGMARNPQMAGKLTTTMFIGLAIIEALAIYGLVIALILLYANPLAG
- a CDS encoding BCAM0308 family protein — protein: MKNYVPAGRKEYTWESDNPYYEKRKYPDPTVCEECGAVFKDGRWQWPEQLSEPVPENANKALCPACRRKRDKYPGGFVYLSGKFFEEHREEILNRIKNVVDEVMSLRPLQRILWVREEDGQTEIATTSEHLARHIGEAVQKAFKGNFEVKYNEGEKLARVYWSREH
- a CDS encoding tRNA (5-methylaminomethyl-2-thiouridine)(34)-methyltransferase MnmD, which translates into the protein MNREIRTEDGSVTLFSERFNEPYHSVTAGAFTEAVEKFCRPTRVRERARRGRVNLLDVCFGLGYNTVAFLEEVFSENPRAEVRVVGVEFDLSVIKRSLSINWGSYEKWKWVLREILKNRACEGDTLTLNLCTPKIKIEVYITEGRNFLKKFSKNFEKFADAVFHDPFSPKVNPELWTFEFFKEIRKAIKEDGILATYSSSTAVRRALHMAGFGVVEGVAVGRKSKSTVASPSFKTDSEILKKFRFESSIPLRDPKLSDPSELIKSRREGCIWVLRRKLGLEVIY
- a CDS encoding MTH1187 family thiamine-binding protein, which translates into the protein MAIMEIVVIPLGTGSPSVSTYVADCVKVLKDMGLKFQVTAMGTIVEGSLDELLEAARRMHRVPFERGAPRVVTSMRIDERVDKELHIEEKVKSVVEKLNE
- a CDS encoding bifunctional nuclease family protein; amino-acid sequence: MVEVSVIGIAQDSYTGMPIIILGNEEERFAVPIWVGNWEAELLETELLGAVPPRPFPYDLIREILSVFGGEVERVVINDFDKGIYFALIEVKRPDGEVIKIDSRPSDAINLAVRTNKPIFVKKEVIEKASVIPLDNCEGEECKEQWERIIRELFGD
- the miaB gene encoding tRNA (N6-isopentenyl adenosine(37)-C2)-methylthiotransferase MiaB gives rise to the protein MAKKYYIKTFGCQMNVNDSEKMGGLLESMGYEKAPSPEEADVIIVNTCSVRAKPDNKAYSFIGNLKQIKRKKPEAIVAVSGCVPQKEREQILRFNHVDLVFGTFNFVRLPQLLERVKKEGRTIEILNSKIPEEERIPLIESSLENPYVAYITVQRGCNRFCTYCIVPFTRGRERSVKPQLVVEEARRLAERGVKEVHLLGQNVDFYNYEGVDLADLLYMVSEVPGIERVRFTTSHPAGFNEKIARAIRDIDKVCPYVHLPPQSGSNRILERMNRGYTREEYIEKVKMLKELVPNVALSGDFIVGFPGETEKDFEETLSLVEECVFDQGFVFEYSPRPFTKASTFEDNVPKEVKNMRLKELQDLIKRQAEERNRKRVGKVEEVLIEGFSPKGTELYGRTRDNKPVAVVGGKELIGKFVKVKITESSPFFLKGEPAAELVEVE
- a CDS encoding OmpA family protein produces the protein MRKILTLVTVSSLLFGGCATTQQGGSQPSKTVTGAAVGAAIGAIAGAATGPKHHKGKRILIGAAAGALIGGAIGYILDQQANQLGNDLGIKPVDNTNPEVKPTEPPISEEKPVAVVKEPNRVKVVMKDTVLFDFNSYHLKPEAKDVLRKVAKTLNRDPDTVIVIVGYTDSVGDFNYNVKLSEKRAEAVRNELVLNGVDPTRIVTFGCGPKHPIAPNNTPEGRALNRRVEILVYPKGVTIPNPCD